GGGAGGTTATACAACTTACGAGTGGCCTCTCGCATCCAATCCAAACAAAACTGACATTAAAATTACTTATTCCGAAATGGACCCGCATTGGGGATGGATTGTATGTGCCGGTTCCTATTTGACAGACTACAACGGTGCAGCCAACCAAATATTATATTTTTTGTTAATTGTCCTTGGCGTTTCCTTAATTGTCGGGGCCGTGATCACATGGGTATTTGCAAAACGCATTACAACGCCCATTCTGCAAATTGCGAAGCAAGTGGAACAGGTGTCTAATGGTGATCTAACAATTGAACCTGTAGAAGTAAAAAATCGGGATGAAATCGGCAGTTTGGCAAGAGATTTTAATGTAATGCTGACATCCCTTAAAAAGATAATTCGGCAAGTGGCAACCAGTGCGGAACAGGTCGCGGCATCCTCGGAAGAATTGACGGCTGGGTCGGAACAAACCACTAGGGCAACGGAGCATGCGGCTACTACAATTCAGCAAATGGCAGTAGGATCCGAGCAAATCACCCGTTCGATCGAGGACACCGATCAAACCGTTGCCCAAATGGCATCGGTGGTGAAGAAAATTTCAGTCAATGCCAATCATGTTGCAACTTCTGCAATCCAAGCATCAGATATGGCGCAAGAAGGTCATATCGCAATCAACAGTGCAGTGGAACAAATGAATTCGATCAGCAACACGGTACGCGGGTTGTCCGACGTGGTCAAAGGGTTGGGCGAACGATCCGATCAAATCGGGGATATTATCGGGGCCATTACAGGGATTGCGGAACAAACGAATCTGCTGGCGTTAAATGCTGCGATTGAAGCGGCAAGGGCAGGTGAACATGGCAGAGGATTTGCAGTGGTTGCCGACGAGGTACGAAAACTGGCAGAACAATCCGCGCAGTCCGCTCACCAAATTGAAGATTTAATTGGTACAATCCAAAACGAAATCAAAAGTGCGGTTCGCGGTATGGAAATCGGCTCACAGGAAGTTGCGAAGGGGATTGAAGTGGTCCAGGTGGCGGGTGATTCTTTCGATAAGATTGAAGACTCCGTGAATCAGGTGACCACCCAAATTCAGGAAGTTTCTGCTGCTGTACAAGAAATGTCAGCAGGAGCCGAAGAATTGGTAAAAACGATTCACCGGATTACAACCGTTATGGAAGAATCAGCAAGCGGTATCCAGAATATATCGGCGACGTCCCAAGAGCAATTAGCCTCAATGGAGGAAATTGCCTCTTCTGCGAGTACCCTATCAAAAATGGCGGAAGAACTGCAGAAAGTAGTACAAAAATTTAAGTTGTAAGCAGTGGAATAAGAAATCAAAAGCGCACTTTCAAAGAGGTTGGCGGAGGTCAGCCTCTTTGAAATTTGTTTCGTATTTTTAGCGCAGTAAGCGCATGATTGGTTGTTGTCCCATTATTCGGGGGTTCGGATTTTACTCTTATTTCCGTTTTATGCTTTATTGCAATTGGGCAGCTCTTCTAAGATTATGTACCCATATTCCGAACCCTATCCAGGGTTTAGTGCCGACAAAGCCCCTATACCGGCTTCGACCTAAACCGTACTCGGGATTGTAGGACGACCTCTATGAGTTAGATGCTTTTCTGTAAATGGCTGAAGGAAACGTTTATTGTCTAGTAAAACGTTTTGAAAATACTATAAGTTTATGCCAGAATACGATATCCTTGGTATAAGATCCAGTCGGGAGAGGATACCAATGGCCGCCTACTATAAAAAACCTGTACTTGTACTTTCAGAAGAAGAACAGACTATGCTTCGACAAATCAGTCAATCTCGAACCGCCCAAGTTTGTCACGCTGAACGTGCTCGTATGATATTGCTTGATGCTGAGGGCCTGAGTGTGCCCAAGATGGCTGCTCAATTACACACGAACGTACCTAAGGTAGACCGCTGCCGCGAGATTTGGACATACCTTCTATTTTGAGTCATTTTCGTTACATTTCGTATCAAGCTTTTCTCCCTGTCGTTGGCCATTGACGGTGAGCCTCCCGAAATCAAGGTCGATGCGAATGTTTTGAACTCAGGACTCTCTTGACGCACCGGCAGGTGCGAGTATACTCGATCGTTCTGACCGTAAATGGTATGCTACGCCCAACTCAACCTACACTCGTATGGCTTTTACTGGCATCAACCCATTTTCTATATGCTGCTGATAGAACGATTTAGGTGATAAATAATGCAAACTTGAGTGAATTCGCCGATTGTTATAATACTCCTTGTATTCTACGACGGCTCGATATGCTTCTTAATACGTTTGAAATTCGTATCGAGATAAACAGTCTTCCTCAAACCAACGATGAAATGCCTCCCTGTGATATATCCATATTTGATATCCACTTCCCATAGCTGATTGGGGGCTGTAATGTCTCGGTTCCTGGATAGATGGATTTCCTTTCCCGTTGGGGTTTTAAAATATCCAGCTCTTTACAGAGTCGATAGACTCGTTTCTTATTGATGACAAGGCCATATTCCTGTCGTAAATGATGTGTGGGTTTCATATATCCATAGGAATATCCGTCACCTGCGATCGCTTCCATGATCCATTCCTTGATCTGTTCATCACTGACTTTCTTGCCTTGTTTTGTGAAACAATATCCTGGAATGGGGCGACCGACGGGTTTCGAATCGTGTTTTTCTTTCTTCTTCGGCGGCTGCAACCAGTTATAATACGTGGATCGAGAAACCCCACAATGCGGAGTACGATGGAAACACTGTACCCGTCCGTGATCCACTTATGCGCTATTTTCAAGTCTGTCAGCAAGTGAGGGTTTTTCTTTTTTACGAGATCACGCGAGATGGCAATTTCTAACTCCTTTTCACCTCATAGTTTACGACAAAGCAATTGCTCTGTTTTTTCATAATTGTAAAAGTACTCCTCCTGCTAAACTTCACAACCTAGGCCTGGTCGCACCGAAAGTTGAGTAATTTATTAAAATAAAATTTTATTCCAAATATTACCTTTTAAAGAGGCGAAACAAAATCTGTAGCAGGATTTTGGAAAATAGCAGCGAATGATTTACAAAAGGCGGTGAAAATGATGGACATATCGTCACTCCAATCTCAAGTTCAACTGTTGCTGCAGAAAAAGGCTATGAATATGGAAACAACAAACATGCAAAATCTACTGGCAGCGTTGCCGCAGACTGTATCGATAAACGAACCTGGTAAAGGACAAAATGTCGATATTCGAATTTAAAAACAAGACGTACTGCGAAATGACAGCATCGTGAAAGCGGTGCTTTTTATTTTGCAGGTATTTCATACTCAACAAAGGTATATAGTTCAGTAGACGTGCAACAAAGAATTACGATGAAATGGTTCTCCAACAAAAGGTACAAGTCAAGGAAAGAGCTGTGAATAGCGTGATTAAAAGCCTCGGGTGGATTGTAATTCCACTGCCGGTTTTGGGGGAGGGTGATAATATGTGGTGGTTGCATGTGGGAGTCTCATTGTTTCTGGCATTCTCGGACTTGCTCGGGGTCAGCGGAGCCGTTCAATCCCCTAAAACATCGCACAAGTACATAAATGCAGCCCATGTTTCAACTCACAAAGCAAGCGCTTATACCAAGAAAAACCATACCTATGCAAGCCCATATTACCGTATAATCGCCAGTCACACCAAGATACGGTATCGCGCAAGGTAGCAAAGCGGTATGGCTCACGACTTAGTCCGGGGATTTTTTCATAATCCGAGACTACTAGAAGTCCGGTGAAAAAGCCCGCCTTAGCAGGCTTTTACCACGGGTTTGCCGAATTGATACTATAACAAACCATCGAAAGAGTGATTGAACATGAAAGCTCGTAAGTCATCGGCCATCCAGCCTCAGATGTTCCAATTTGTGGACATGGACGAACTGGTGCCCAAAAAGCATATCCTGCGCCAACTGAACGAAGCGCTTGATTTTTCCGTTGTCCATGACTGGGTGGCGCCGCTGTACACGGAACGTACCGGCCGCCCGGCGGCTGACCCGGAGCGGATGGTTCGATTGATGCTGCTTTCCTACCTGTTCAACCACTCCGAACGGGAATTGTATCAATTGCTATCTATGCATGCGGGCTATTTGTGGTTTTGCGGGCTGGATTTCGAATCCGTTCAGCGACCGAGTCCGAACCGCCCCTCCCTTCCGGATCGAACGACCTTGGTTAAGACCCGCAAATTGTGGCGAAAGCATGGGATTTTCGAGCAAATGATGATCCATGTTGTCGATCAGTGCATTGCGGCTGGCTTGGTAAAACCGGACGTCCACGCAGGGGTGGACGGATCGCAGGTACGAGCCAACGCATCCGTTCACAGTCTGCAGGAAATCACATTGGCCCCGGTGCATTCCATTGAGGAGTACTTGTCAGAATTAGCTCGTCAGGATCAAGACGAAATGCCTGTGGACCCGAAAAAGGAGGATTCCGATCCCCCTCCGTCGTCCTCCGTAAGGTCCGCTTCAGAGACGACACGCTTACAAGAAGAGGCTGTCCATGAAGACTTTCACGGTAAGAAGTTTTCCAATGCGACACACCGAAGCGTAACCGATCCGGACGCCCGGTTATACAAGAAGAGCAAAGGGCAGGAAGCCTATTTGCGCTATTTGGTCCATAACGTCGTCGATGTGACTTCCGGCGTCATTTTGTCAACGCAGGCAAGTCTTGCGGCGGGCACGGCGGAACGGGAGATCAGCCTTCGACAACTGACAGCCCTTCGTTTTCAACATCCGACGATTCGGATTCGCACCGTATCCGCCGACAAAGCATATGGAACCCCGGAATATCTTGGCGCATTATTTGCACAAGGGATGATTCCGCTCGTTTCGCTTCGGAATCTGGAACTGGAACCGATCCCAACCTGGAAGAGACAAACCCATGAGGCGGAAAAACAGCAAAAAAGAGAGGTCAAAGTACAAGAAGTTCTGATCAAAAACAAAGCCAAACGAATCCAACTGGAAGGCAAGTATCGACAGATCCAAAAAAGGCGTACTCGTTGCGAACATGCCTTTGCAGAAGCAAAAACGGTGCACGGGCTGGATCGTGCACGGAGTAGGGGTCTGGAGAATATGCAAGAGCAGACACTGCTGACCGCCATCGTCCAAAATCTGAAAAGGTTATGCCGGTTTAAGAAAAAACGACCTCAAACCGGTAGTTTGGCATGCCAAAATCCGGAATCCGTGATCAGGGAAGAAACTCTAACCTCTGCCATTTCCAGGTTATGTTCAGCTATTTTTTCGTGCATAAGGCCATTCCACACCGTAAACCGGCATTTTTCACCGGACTTCTAGGACATAGCCTCGTATGTCTAAAGTCTAAATGCTACTCTTTGAAAGCATATAGTTTACTTATCGAGGAACTGTTCGATTTTTGTAAGTATTTCTTGCATCGATCTTTGCGGTCTTGAAGTTTTAAAGCCCAAGATCTACCAGGATGTATTACATCCCAAAGAGACCGTTTCTGGTTGTATCGGCCACTCCCTGGGTCGTAAAGTACACTGCCATCCAAACGAACCAACATGTTCTCTCCACCGGGAACCCCATGATCCCCAGCCTTCAATGTCTTAGCAGGTTCGTCCAATAAACTTCCTGTATGCCCTGGGTATACTCTCGCACCGGGTCGATATTCATGGTTAGGAATCATATTGCCAATGTCCTCAAATTCAGGATTAGGCAGGACGGTTTCCGGATATGTAATTTGAAGTAAAATGTACTCTAAATATGTACTGAATGATTTCCTAAGCAAACCCTTTACATTTTCAATCAAGATAACTTCCGGCCGTATTTCTCGAACGGCTCGAATCATTTCCGGAAACATATCCCTTTCATCTAGGTATCCCTGATGTTTACCGCCAATGGAAAAAGGTTGACATGGCGGACCGCCTGCTAGTAGATTTATTTTTTTCAGCGTAAGGAGAAAAATCAAACTTACGAATGTCAGTTTCAAATAGCGACCAGTTGATCACTGCCTGATTGCGTCTAATTGTATTGCAAGCATCTTTGTACCTTCGAGAATATTCGAATTGCCCTATTCGTTTTTTCTTACGATTCCAAAATTCCCGAAATGGACCCGAGAGGTTGGTGAGGTGTGTCTTAGTGGTCGTCTCTTCTTAATAAATGACCGGAAAGGTTTCCAACTTTCTTTTTTCACAAGAGGGGCATGTTATTTCATGCAGGTTTTTCGCTGCACCAGGAAGGCGTTTTTGGAGTGGTTGATGAAGGAGCAGGTGACGAGATTGTACAGGTCGTGCGTTTCTTGTGGAAACGGGCGAAAATTCAGTCAGGGTGACCCATATAATCATGGATCAAAACATCACGAAGAACCGCCATTTGTCACCAAGGTACATTATATTATCAACCGATCAAGCAAAAGGTCGAATTCGATCCAATTCAAAATAGAGATAGCATTAAAATTTTTTGTTGAGTTTTGTTGGTAATTGATATATACTGCGGTTGATTAAACGAGATGTAAAACCAAATAGATTTGGTTACTTCTTCTTATCAAGAGAGGCGGAGGGACAGGCCCAATGAAGCCCGGCAACCGGCCCTGCAGGCAATCAGCGTGAAGGGTATGATGGTGCCAATTCCTTCAGAACCTGAGGTTCTGGCAGATGAGAAGGGACGTTAAGATATCCCCTTTTTCGTTTGCGAAAAAAGGGGTTTTTTCGTTTGAAGGGGGTGGAACATTGATTCAGTTACAGAATCTTCATAAGGAATACCGGGCGGGGAAACACTCAATTCCGGCTCTGACAGGAATTAATATGAATATAGAGAAAGGCGAAATCTTCGGTGTAATCGGTCATTCGGGCGCAGGGAAGAGTACACTGATTCGCTGTATCAATCTTTTGGAGCGGCCGACATCTGGAAAAGTAATTGTAGACGGTGTCGACCTGACTTCACTGGATGCCCGCAGTCTGCAGGAGCAACGGCGCTATATGGGGATGATTTTCCAGCATTTCAATCTGCTGTCCTCCGCCACAGTTGCCGAAAATGTCGCGTTTCCACTGGAACTGGCGAAACGGCCAAAGGTCGAAATCCGGCGTAAGGTGAACGAACTGCTTGCACTTGTGGGGCTGGAAGCCCATCAGGATAAATATCCTGCGCAGTTGTCCGGCGGGCAGAAGCAGAGGGTGGGGATAGCCCGGGCATTGGCAAACGACCCCAAAGTTTTATTATGTGATGAGGCGACTTCCGCTCTGGATCCCCAGACCACAAATTCGATCCTGACTTTGTTACTGGATATCAATAAAAAACTTCACATTACCATCGTGCTGATTACGCATGAAATGCATGTCATCCGATCGATATGTGACCGCGTGGGGGTGATTGACGGCGGGAAAATTGTAGAGATGGGAAAGGTGGCTGATGTTTTCCTTAAACCGCAGCATTCCACTACCCGTGAATTTATTGAACAGGTGGCGGATTTTGCGGATTTGCAGGAAGCGGTGGTACGGGAAAAATCAGCCGAACAGCGTACGATTGTCCGGATCACCTTCCTGGGTGAGCAAACCTACCAGCCCATTTTGTTCCAGACGATGAAGGAAACCGATGTGCCGTTCAGCATTCTGCAGGGGACGATCTCCCGCATGAAGGATACACCGTATGGACAACTGGTAGCTGAACTGGAAGGCGACGAAAGCAGGGTGGAAAACGCAGTGAAAATGCTTCGTTTGCACGGACTCGATGTGGAGGTGATCGAATGGGCTGGCTGAGTTTTCAGAATCTGGACTGGCTAGAGATCGGCACAGAAACGGTAAATACCCTTTCGATGCTGGTTTGGTCGACATTCTTTGCAATCGTCATCGGATTGCCGCTGGGCGTGCTACTGTTCCTCACTTCCCGTGGACAACTGCTGCAAAACCAGACGTTTTATTCGATCGCTTCCATCGTTGTTAATATTTTGCGGTCCGTACCCTTCATCATCCTGATGATTTTGCTGATTCCCTTTACCAAAATCATCATGGGAACTTCGATGGGAGTCGAGGGAGCCATCCCGTCGCTTGTGATAGGAGCGGCTCCGTTCTTCGCTAGAATGGTAGAAATCTCTCTGCGTGAAGTGGATCGGGGAGTCGTGGAAGCAGCCCAATCGATGGGCGCCACCAACTGGCAGATTATCTGGAAAGTGTTGCTGCCGGAAGCTCGACCAGGATTGATTGCGGGAATTACAATGACTACTGTCGCCCTTGTTTCTTACACGGCAATGGCGGGTGCAGTGGGGGCAGGCGGTCTCGGGGACCTTGCAATCCGATACGGGTATCAGCGTTTTCAGACTGATGTGGCAGTCGTCACGGTGATTATTCTGCTGATGTTGGTTCAGATGATACAGACATTTGGCGATTGGTTGGTGCTGCGATTCAGCAGAAAATGATCCACCAAAGTATAAGTTTGGCAGAACTGAATTAAAATGGAAGGGGAAACAGAACATGAAAAAATGGCTTGTGCCTGCATTGTCCTTAACACTTGCATTCTCTCTGGCGGGATGCGGCAAGAAAGAGGCAGCAGCTCCGGTTCAAGGTGCGGACAAAAAAGAAGTGACCGTTAAAGTGGGGGCTACTGCAGTACCACATGCTGAGATTTTGAAATCCATAAAAGACAAATTAAAGGAACAGGGTGTAAATCTTGAGATTAAGGAATTCTCCGACTATGTGCAGCCCAACGTCCAGCTTCAGGAAAAGCAGTTGGACGCAAACTTCTTCCAGCACGAGCCCTATCTGAATGACTTTAATAAGAAAAACAAAGCCGATCTGGTGAAAGTAATAGGTGTTCATGTAGAACCGTTTGGAGTCTACTCGAAGAAAATCAAAAATCTTAATGAACTGAAAGAAGGCGCGAAAGTAGCCATTCCGAACGATGCAACCAACGGCGGTCGCGCCCTCCTGCTGCTGGAGAAAAAGGGTCTGATCAAGCTGAAGGAAAACGCGGGAATTACCGCTACAGTCAAGGATATTACTGACAATCCGAAGAAGCTTGAATTCAAACAGTTGGAAGCTCCGATGCTGCCGAGGGCGCTCGATGATGTGGATATTGCGCTGATAAACACGAACTATGCGCTGGAAGCCAAGCTGAACCCGACAAAAGATTCTCTTGCGATTGAAGGCAGTGATTCTCCTTATGTCAACATCCTGGTTGCCCGTCCGGATAACAAGGATTCGGAAGGCATCCAGAAGTTGGCAAAAGCTTTGAACAGTCCGGAAGTAAAGAAATTTATTCAAGAGAAATATAACGGAGCGGTTGTACCGGCATTCTAATCATCTTAAATCAAGCACAAGCCATAGCTCGGTATTCAACCGGGCTATGGCTTTTTTGATCGTGGTAAGATTATCGGCGCTGTTGGCAGAAAACGGCGACTTTCAGCAGTTGATAAAGGATTCTGATCTTTTTGTTTTTTTGCTTCTTTGAAAACCAAAATCATTAAAAATGACAGAATAATCACCAGCATCCGCATAAAACACTTAAATCTACCCAAAAATAACGCAAACTGCCCCCGCGTAATCCCATTCCCCTAAAAAACTTGAAATACCATGTTACGGGAATGATGTCACTGATTTTTTGAACCGATTCAGGGAACAGCGCAATAGGAGAAATCACCCCGGATAACAAGAAGGCGGGAGAGACTAACAATTGCGCTCGTCCTGAGGCCTTGAACTGATTGGGAGCATTCCAGCCCACTACAAGCCCCAACAAGGAGCTGATCAAACAAAATAATGCCAACGGAATCATAAACGCTAACGGGTTCCCGACAAAACGCAAGCCCTCTACTTGTTTCAAGGCTGCTAACGACAAAATCATCGAAATCAGATAGACAAAGGTGTATGGCAACACTCTCAAAAAGAGGCCAGCAGGACGCATGATTTCCTCTGCCAGTTTTCCTTCTTCCCTTAAACGAGGCACGATGGTGATCGTACCTCCATATAAAATACCTAGTGAGAGAATGCTGATATACCCGATATCCAAAAGATTTATATAGTCGTTCGTGGGATTAAACAGCAAGCGTTGTTGTAGGGTAAGGCTTGATACCATACCTCCGATCTGTTCGTTCGACATCCCCATGGCTTTCAACTTTCCCAGTGCAGGAGCGCTGGAATTTTCAGCAGCTAGGCCTTCCACCAGCGCAGACCTTAAATTGCTGGTTGCCGAAGGGATTGTATAGTCCACCAAGAAACCGATATTGCTAGGCTTCCCCTGATAACGATTTTGTTCTAATCCATGTGGAAGATATAACACTGCCATATAGGTTTCATCTCACGGCTCATTCGCAGACTTGCAAACTGTGGAGCTGCCGTAATAAACCTTACTTTTCCGTCAATATCCCGGTTGGCAGAAATTAAATGTCCGGTAACTTTGCCGTCTACCTTAAATTTATTCATCTGTTTTTCATCGACATAAAAGTCATAGTACACTTGATTTGTCTCTAATGCGATAACGGGAGAACCAGCTGACACATTTTCCCAAACCTTTGGAATCACATTTACAACAAGTTGATATTCATGGCATTGTTGTTCAAATCGCCCTGCGCCTGTGCGACAGCATCGAGCCCCAGCCTGACTTTTTCCGTGGCTTGATGTGCCTGGTCTTTATCCTGCTGCTGAGCGCCGGCTGACATTGTTGATAGGTTGCTTCTTGTTGCTGCAACGTATTTTGAGCTGAGGTCAGTTGCAGTTGGGCAGAATCCAATGTAGTTTTAGGAACCGCTCCACTATCGAACAATGCTTTTGTCCGATTGTAATTTAACTGCGCATTATTGAATGTTTCTTTTGCTGCTTCAACCGCTAATCTTTGCTTTTCCATATCCTCTTCTCTAGGCCCCTGTAATACCTTACTCTCGTTACTTTCAGCCGTAGCAATATTCAGCTCAGCTTGAGCCGCATGCGTTCTGATTTTTTCTTGATCAACCCGGATTGAATCCTCTGTTTGTTTAATTTTAATATCTGTCGACTCGATATTGGATTTGAGTTGCGCGATTTGTAAATCAATATCTGTTGGGTCAAGCGTCATTAAAACATCGCCCTTTTTTACCCTTTGTTCTTCCTGGACTTTCACATCCGCTACCTTCCCACTTACCTGCTGGAAGGACACATTGACCTGCCCAGCGGTAAGAATACTTCCTTTTTGCTCTAAGGCCAAAGAAACGGCGTCCTTCCCGCCTATCCACAAACCGAGACTTCCTAAACAAAGAGCTATCGTTAAAATAAGAATGATGACAGTATTTTTTTCATGTATTCCACCTGCTCCCATCACGTTTTCCTATTTTCATCATAAGCTTTATTTTACATAATATCTAATTTATAATTGATCATAAAATGATTACTTACAGTATATAAAAAGAATGGTTAAGGAGACGTTAGTTATGGAACTGCTCCAGCTGCAATATTTTCAAACTGTTGCCCGACTGGAACATATGACACAAGCAGCCGATGAACTGAACGTCACACAACCGGCTCTCAGCAGGACAATTTCTCGATTGGAAGAAGATCTTGGGGTTCATTTATTCGACAGGAAAGGCCGTCAAATTCGGCTGAATTCATTCGGGAAAGTATTTCTTAGCCACCTGGAAAGAGCTTTTGCAGAATTAGAAGAAGCGGAACGTAAAATTCGGGATTTGGCAGGACTTGATCAGGGTATTGTTTCAATCGGTATAACGAATGCAAGTATACTGCCGGCATTATTAAGTTCGTTTTTGGCCCGACACCCGGAAGTTCATTTCCGTCAGTACCTTCAATCACCCTTAATTCTGAGGCGCCAACTTGAGAATGGAGAGGTTGATTTTTGTATTTCCAATACACCTATAGAAGGTACTGATATTGAATGGAAAAAACTGGTAACGGAAGAACTTTTATTGCTTGTTCCGCGAGAGGACCGTTTTATTCACAGAAGTGAAATATATCTCCGTGAGGTTGCAAATGAAAATTTCATCAATATGCATACCAGTTATGACATTCGAGATATCACAGATAAATGTTTAGAAGCAGGCTTTACGCCAAACATAACACTTGAAGGAAACGACCCGTTAGTAATTGGAGAAATGGTTAGTTTAGGTCTCGGAGTGTCTTTTGTCTCTGAACTGACGTGGAGGAGAGTGTCTGACCTGTTGCAAAACAGATTGCATGTATTGCGAATCATTGAACCAAATTGTCAACGAACCATTGGCGTGGCGCGATTAAAAGGGCGTTATTTATCCAAAGCGGCGCAAGCTTTTTATCATTTTATGACAAATTATTTCTAGCTTTAAGGTCTAAATCGCTGTGTAAATCCCCAGGGGTTCAAAATCCAAGATAACACCACAACAGTCTTTTATTACCAGCCTTTTAATGGGATAATTTTAAAAAGGGCAAGATATTACAAGCGCGAGGATGGGAGTCATCAAGTTCAAAAATGGGCAACAGGATCCATGTTGCATGTATGGAGGAATCATAATGACACTAAAAATTCAAGTATATTCCGATTATGTCTGACCGTACTGCTTTATAGCGGAGTTTCCGCTGCAGGAGGCAATTAAGGGAAAAGACGTGGAAGTT
The sequence above is a segment of the Effusibacillus dendaii genome. Coding sequences within it:
- a CDS encoding HlyD family secretion protein, with the translated sequence MGAGGIHEKNTVIILILTIALCLGSLGLWIGGKDAVSLALEQKGSILTAGQVNVSFQQVSGKVADVKVQEEQRVKKGDVLMTLDPTDIDLQIAQLKSNIESTDIKIKQTEDSIRVDQEKIRTHAAQAELNIATAESNESKVLQGPREEDMEKQRLAVEAAKETFNNAQLNYNRTKALFDSGAVPKTTLDSAQLQLTSAQNTLQQQEATYQQCQPALSSRIKTRHIKPRKKSGWGSMLSHRRRAI
- a CDS encoding LysR family transcriptional regulator, translated to MELLQLQYFQTVARLEHMTQAADELNVTQPALSRTISRLEEDLGVHLFDRKGRQIRLNSFGKVFLSHLERAFAELEEAERKIRDLAGLDQGIVSIGITNASILPALLSSFLARHPEVHFRQYLQSPLILRRQLENGEVDFCISNTPIEGTDIEWKKLVTEELLLLVPREDRFIHRSEIYLREVANENFINMHTSYDIRDITDKCLEAGFTPNITLEGNDPLVIGEMVSLGLGVSFVSELTWRRVSDLLQNRLHVLRIIEPNCQRTIGVARLKGRYLSKAAQAFYHFMTNYF